The bacterium genomic sequence AGCCTTGAAGGGGTAATCTTTCGGTCTTGCTCGTTCAAGATATACAACCCTTTCTTTAACTTGATGACCAACCCTTTCCTTTGCCAGATACTTAGTTGGTTCTTTAAGGAACGGGGTTTTGTGGTAAGATTGAAGATATGGCTTGAGGAAATAATAGGGAATTTTCTAAAGATATTTTTAAACTCCAAGTATTTCATTTCTCTAAATCATCCTTTTATATGATTTCCAGAAATATATAATATATTATAAGTCTAAATTTGTCAAGATATTTCTTTCAAGAGCTGGCTGGCTTCAACCTTGGGCCAGTGGTAGTGCATCTGGCTGGCTTTTTGGTAGGCAGATTGGGCGAAGGTTTTGCTCTGGTCAAGATCATTTAACCTCAGATATGCCTTTGCTAAGACTAGCTCTGCCTCGGGTTCGTAGAGTCTAAAGCCTGTTCTTTCACATAGCTTAAGGACTTAGTTTGCATCTTGGATAGCTTCTTTATATCTCTTCATATCCAGCCATAACCTGCTCAACTCAAGCAAGGCTTCTATTTCAAGCTCTGGCATGCCAACCTTTCTGGCAATCTCAAGTGCCTGCTGAAGATGGACCTGAGCTTCCTTTCGGTTTCCCTTTATCCTTTCAATGGCAGCTAAGCAGCGGTGACATCTTGAGATGTCAGGAAGCTATTTATTTTCTGTGCAATATTCAAGGTTCCTCGTGCTTATTTTAGTTGCATCATCAATTTTATCTATCTCTTTGTATGTGTTTAGCTCGGTGAGAATAAAATTGGGAAATAGGCACAAAGGCACAGAGGCACAAAGGCGAGAGAGTTTATTTATTACTTGCTTTCTTTGTGCCTTTGCCCCTTTGTGCCTAGGTATATAGGACAGCTAAACAACGGCTATGGTAATTTGGTTAAGAGAGAAGCTACACACGTACCTTCTATAGGAATGACCTCAATATCACCTTCATAAACCCTGCGTTCTCCACCATAGAGAAAATAGGTTTTGGCAAATGGATAATCTTTCAAAAATGCCTTTAGGCCTCTAAGCAAAGATGGAGT encodes the following:
- a CDS encoding tetratricopeptide repeat protein, which translates into the protein MSRCHRCLAAIERIKGNRKEAQVHLQQALEIARKVGMPELEIEALLELSRLWLDMKRYKEAIQDAN